A window of the Candidatus Liberibacter solanacearum CLso-ZC1 genome harbors these coding sequences:
- the lipA gene encoding lipoyl synthase, whose product MVTVFNTIDRKKHASHVTASRERIRHPEKASNADTERMEKPAWIRVRASVSDGYKDTYKILRSRNLTTVCEEAGCPNIGECWNKNHATFMIMGSICTRACAFCNVATGKPKSLDLQEPTNISWAVKSMGLSHVVITSVDRDDLEDGGAQHFAEVISAIRKTSPSTTIEVLTPDFLRKPHALEKVVLAKPDVFNHNLETVASKYLTVRPGARYFHSLRILQRVKELDPLMFTKSGIMLGLGETRNEILQLMDDLRIAEVDFLTMGQYLQPTRKHHKVESFITPQDFKSYETIAYTKGFLMVSASPLTRSSYHAGDDFLKLKKAREKQFS is encoded by the coding sequence ATGGTTACAGTATTTAATACAATCGATAGAAAAAAACATGCATCACATGTGACTGCAAGTAGAGAAAGGATTCGACATCCTGAAAAAGCATCTAATGCTGATACAGAAAGAATGGAGAAACCTGCTTGGATTCGTGTTCGCGCCTCCGTATCAGACGGATATAAAGATACTTATAAAATTCTACGATCTCGTAACTTAACTACTGTTTGCGAAGAAGCAGGTTGTCCTAATATTGGAGAATGTTGGAATAAAAACCATGCTACTTTTATGATCATGGGATCAATTTGCACAAGGGCTTGTGCATTTTGCAATGTTGCTACAGGAAAACCAAAATCATTAGATTTGCAAGAACCTACAAACATATCTTGGGCCGTTAAATCCATGGGTTTATCCCATGTAGTTATTACATCGGTGGATCGTGATGACCTTGAAGATGGTGGCGCACAACATTTTGCAGAAGTAATTTCTGCGATAAGAAAAACTTCTCCATCCACAACCATTGAAGTGCTTACACCTGATTTTTTACGCAAACCCCATGCCTTGGAAAAAGTTGTTTTAGCAAAACCCGATGTATTCAATCACAATCTCGAAACAGTAGCCTCAAAATATCTGACGGTTCGTCCTGGCGCTCGTTATTTCCATTCGCTAAGAATACTGCAACGTGTAAAAGAATTAGATCCTCTTATGTTCACTAAGTCCGGTATCATGCTTGGTCTAGGAGAAACAAGAAATGAAATATTGCAACTAATGGACGATTTACGTATTGCTGAAGTCGATTTTTTAACTATGGGGCAATATCTACAACCAACACGCAAACATCACAAAGTAGAATCCTTTATCACGCCACAAGATTTTAAATCTTATGAAACTATCGCTTATACAAAGGGATTCTTAATGGTTTCTGCAAGCCCCCTTACCCGCTCTTCTTATCATGCGGGAGATGATTTCTTAAAATTGAAAAAAGCCCGTGAAAAACAATTTTCATAA
- a CDS encoding DEAD/DEAH box helicase produces the protein MNFSDLGLSPKVVCAVADAGYVDPTPIQVKTIPLVLQRHDVCGIAQTGTGKTASFVLPMLTILEKGRARARMPRTLILEPTRELASQVADNFQKYGKNYNLNIALLIGGIPFETQNKKLERGADVLICTPGRILDHFNRGKLLMNNIEILVIDEADRMLDMGFIPDIQSITSLIPFTRQTLLFSATMTEELQKVSEKFLQNPKRIEVNTPYSTAETIEHCFVATYPQYSKKFGLVQKLIREQDAIKNAIIFCNQKKDVASLCCALEKQGFSVCAIHGNMDQRSRIKILDSFKEGTIQLMVASDLAARGLDIPDVGHVFNFDVPNRPENYIHRIGRTGRAGRSGKAFTLVTSEDVKYIDAIEKLIEKKISWLDGDLSTLQPSEKLDETQRSNTTKNKNIQNTSTKLSHKKKKYSSQTSRIPSKEEVVISQPYQDTQEHDIGAVGFKGNVPAFMLPREKKI, from the coding sequence ATGAATTTTTCTGATCTCGGCCTGAGCCCAAAGGTTGTTTGTGCCGTTGCAGACGCGGGATATGTTGATCCTACGCCTATACAGGTTAAAACCATTCCTTTAGTTCTCCAAAGACACGATGTATGTGGCATTGCGCAGACCGGCACGGGGAAAACAGCATCTTTTGTATTGCCTATGTTGACTATCCTTGAAAAAGGTAGAGCTCGTGCTCGTATGCCTCGCACTCTTATATTGGAACCCACAAGAGAGCTTGCATCACAGGTTGCAGATAACTTTCAAAAATATGGGAAGAATTATAATTTAAATATCGCCCTCCTCATCGGCGGCATCCCCTTTGAAACGCAAAATAAAAAATTAGAACGAGGCGCAGATGTCTTGATATGTACCCCAGGAAGAATTCTTGATCATTTCAATCGAGGCAAATTGTTGATGAACAACATTGAAATCCTTGTTATTGATGAAGCCGATAGAATGCTTGATATGGGTTTTATCCCTGATATTCAGAGTATTACCAGTCTCATACCATTTACTCGTCAAACCCTTCTATTTTCAGCGACAATGACAGAAGAGTTGCAAAAAGTATCTGAAAAATTTTTGCAAAATCCTAAGCGGATTGAAGTGAATACACCTTATTCGACTGCTGAAACTATAGAACACTGCTTTGTTGCAACATATCCACAATATTCTAAAAAATTTGGCCTCGTACAAAAATTAATACGTGAGCAAGATGCAATTAAGAATGCTATTATCTTTTGTAATCAAAAAAAAGATGTTGCAAGTCTTTGTTGCGCATTAGAAAAGCAAGGGTTTTCAGTTTGCGCTATTCACGGGAACATGGATCAGAGATCCCGCATTAAAATATTGGATAGTTTTAAAGAGGGAACTATCCAGCTAATGGTTGCATCTGATCTAGCAGCACGTGGATTGGATATCCCTGATGTTGGACATGTATTCAATTTTGATGTTCCAAATCGCCCTGAAAATTATATTCACAGAATCGGGCGCACAGGGCGCGCAGGACGCTCCGGAAAGGCTTTTACGCTTGTCACAAGCGAAGATGTTAAATATATTGACGCCATTGAAAAGCTAATAGAAAAAAAGATTAGTTGGCTCGATGGAGATCTATCGACTCTACAACCCTCAGAAAAATTGGATGAGACACAACGGAGTAATACTACTAAAAATAAAAACATACAAAACACTTCAACGAAATTATCTCATAAGAAAAAAAAATACTCTTCTCAAACATCGCGTATCCCATCAAAAGAAGAAGTGGTTATATCTCAGCCGTATCAAGATACCCAAGAACATGACATCGGCGCCGTAGGATTCAAGGGGAATGTTCCTGCATTTATGCTTCCTAGAGAAAAGAAAATTTAA
- the surE gene encoding 5'/3'-nucleotidase SurE — MRILLTNDDGIQSKGLIALEDIARSISNDIWICAPEMDQSCLANSLTVSRSLACRTISEKRFAIHGTPVDCVVVALQKIPGKKPDLILSGVNVGTNTSNHVAYSGTLAAAFEGSLQGIRSFALSQAYTYENMIPWGVAKTHAPKILQQLLKANIPNSTLFNINFPRCSPQNVRGAVVTAQGKPYFSIDAKQISEDGNLSHYSLDFRDRSETMCEKSDVFAIQNDMISVTPIKTDLTDYDSQKCISLSFEI, encoded by the coding sequence ATGAGAATCCTACTTACCAATGATGATGGAATTCAATCCAAAGGATTAATAGCCTTAGAAGATATAGCCAGAAGCATCTCAAACGATATATGGATATGTGCTCCAGAAATGGATCAAAGCTGTTTGGCAAATTCTTTAACAGTCTCTAGAAGTTTAGCTTGCCGTACAATCAGTGAAAAACGCTTTGCAATCCATGGAACACCTGTTGATTGTGTCGTCGTAGCTCTCCAGAAAATACCTGGGAAAAAACCAGATTTAATCTTATCTGGCGTAAATGTCGGGACCAATACCTCCAACCATGTTGCGTATTCCGGAACATTAGCAGCTGCTTTTGAAGGAAGTTTACAAGGAATTCGCTCCTTTGCTCTGAGTCAAGCTTATACCTATGAAAATATGATTCCTTGGGGAGTGGCAAAGACACATGCACCTAAAATTCTACAGCAATTATTGAAAGCCAATATTCCTAATAGTACTCTCTTTAATATCAACTTTCCTCGCTGTTCTCCACAAAACGTAAGAGGAGCAGTAGTCACAGCGCAAGGAAAGCCTTATTTTTCAATTGACGCAAAACAAATTTCTGAAGATGGAAATTTATCGCATTATTCCTTGGATTTTCGTGATCGTTCAGAAACTATGTGCGAAAAATCTGATGTTTTTGCTATACAAAACGACATGATTTCGGTCACTCCTATTAAAACCGATCTTACAGATTATGATTCGCAAAAATGTATATCCCTATCTTTTGAAATATGA
- the serS gene encoding serine--tRNA ligase → MLDIQWIRQNPDTFDIALKKRNLEPQSECILSLDTQYRSLIRQIEKIRAQRNSKSEQIGQAIAKGNLLLADTIKAEVSTIKEQLPLLEAKENEIKSSLNQILSCIPNIPLEDVPIGANEKENILIRSVGNKPNAIHLSKEHFEIGEELGLMDFDRSAKLSGARFSILASHLALLERALGQFMLDLHTSEHGYTEVSAPLLVRDEAMYGTGQLPKFANDMFCTTDGRWLIPTSEVSLTNIFSNEIIDFNLLPLRLVALAPSFRSEAGSAGRDTRGMLRQHQFWKCELVSITKEEESHIEHERMLSCAEKVLKKLDLHYRIVSLCSGDLGFSACKTYDLEVWLPGQNLYREISSCSNCGSFQSRRMNSRYRDSFNKSLKFTHTLNGSGVAVGRCLIAILENYLNKDGSVTIPTILRPYMHNLEVIKKNILWSNR, encoded by the coding sequence ATGCTGGATATACAATGGATTCGCCAAAATCCAGACACATTTGATATAGCTTTAAAGAAACGCAATCTTGAACCTCAATCTGAATGCATTTTATCCTTAGATACGCAGTATCGTTCCCTTATAAGACAAATTGAAAAGATAAGAGCACAGCGCAATTCCAAGTCCGAACAAATTGGACAAGCTATAGCAAAAGGAAATCTACTACTTGCGGATACAATAAAAGCCGAGGTATCCACTATAAAAGAACAATTACCCTTGCTTGAAGCAAAAGAGAATGAAATAAAATCTTCGTTGAATCAAATTCTTTCCTGTATCCCCAATATTCCCCTAGAAGATGTTCCTATCGGTGCAAATGAAAAAGAAAATATCTTGATACGTTCCGTAGGAAATAAACCCAATGCAATACATCTTTCTAAAGAACATTTTGAAATCGGAGAAGAGCTTGGCTTGATGGATTTTGATCGTTCTGCTAAATTATCAGGAGCGCGTTTTTCTATATTAGCAAGCCATCTTGCCCTTTTAGAGAGAGCATTAGGCCAATTTATGCTAGATCTTCATACTTCAGAACATGGTTATACGGAAGTATCTGCCCCTTTATTAGTGCGGGATGAAGCCATGTATGGCACAGGACAGCTTCCCAAGTTTGCAAATGATATGTTTTGTACAACCGATGGACGCTGGCTTATTCCAACGTCTGAAGTGAGTTTGACTAACATCTTTTCTAACGAAATAATAGATTTTAATCTTTTACCGTTACGTCTTGTAGCCTTAGCCCCCTCTTTTAGATCAGAAGCTGGATCTGCCGGTCGAGATACACGCGGCATGTTAAGACAACACCAATTTTGGAAATGCGAACTCGTCTCTATAACTAAAGAAGAAGAGTCCCATATAGAGCATGAACGTATGTTATCTTGTGCAGAAAAAGTTCTTAAAAAGCTGGATTTGCATTATCGCATTGTATCATTATGCTCAGGAGACCTTGGATTTAGTGCATGTAAAACCTATGATTTAGAAGTATGGTTGCCTGGTCAAAATCTTTATCGTGAAATTTCTTCTTGTTCCAATTGCGGGAGCTTTCAGTCTCGACGCATGAACTCTCGATACCGTGATTCATTCAATAAATCTTTAAAATTTACCCATACACTCAATGGCTCAGGAGTAGCAGTAGGACGTTGTCTTATTGCAATTTTAGAAAACTACCTTAATAAAGATGGATCAGTTACCATACCAACTATTCTGAGGCCATATATGCATAATTTAGAAGTCATTAAAAAGAACATATTATGGAGTAATAGATGA
- the lpdA gene encoding dihydrolipoyl dehydrogenase — MSKSYEVIVIGSGPAGYVCAIRAAQLGFKVAIVEYDSLGGICLNWGCIPTKSLLRSAEMFDHIKNAQHYGINIEGKIKSNIEDIVKRSRNISHRLNRGVEFLMHKNKIDIIWGKAVLKTPSEIVVSKSSKPAVQPQHPIPKKILGEDTYTAKHIIIATGARPRNISGIEPDGHLVWTYFDALKPSKTPKSLIVMGSGAIGVEFSSFYKSLNVDVSLIEVKDRILPTEDLEISQFVQKSLQNRGIKILTESKISNIKTKGDTVSVQVENKDGSVSSLKAERLLLSAGVQGNIENIGLEELGVKTNNGCIVIDDYGNTNIPGIYAIGDVAGAPMLAHKAEHEGIICIEKIAGISNVSPIDKTKIPGCTYCNPQIASIGLTEEKAREQGLDIRVGKHNFSANGKAITLGEDAGMIKTIFDNKTGELLGVHMVGPEVTELIQGVSIAMNLETTEEELMHTIFPHPTLSETMKESILDAYGRAIHS, encoded by the coding sequence GTGTCAAAATCCTATGAAGTAATTGTAATCGGCTCAGGGCCTGCTGGATATGTTTGCGCCATACGCGCTGCACAATTGGGCTTCAAGGTAGCTATCGTTGAATATGACAGCCTAGGGGGTATTTGCTTAAATTGGGGATGTATTCCAACCAAATCCCTTTTACGTTCCGCTGAAATGTTTGATCACATCAAGAATGCACAACATTATGGGATAAACATAGAGGGAAAAATTAAATCCAATATAGAAGATATCGTCAAGCGTTCTCGCAATATTTCACATCGATTAAACCGCGGCGTAGAGTTTTTAATGCATAAAAACAAAATTGATATTATTTGGGGTAAGGCGGTTTTAAAAACTCCATCCGAAATCGTCGTATCAAAATCTTCTAAGCCAGCAGTACAACCACAACACCCTATTCCTAAAAAAATCTTAGGGGAAGATACTTACACAGCTAAGCATATTATTATTGCTACAGGAGCTCGTCCACGCAATATATCGGGGATAGAACCAGATGGTCATTTAGTATGGACTTATTTTGATGCATTAAAACCATCTAAAACACCTAAATCCCTTATTGTTATGGGATCCGGTGCTATTGGAGTTGAATTTTCTTCTTTCTATAAATCTTTAAATGTAGACGTGTCTCTCATCGAGGTAAAAGACCGAATTTTACCTACAGAAGATTTAGAAATATCACAGTTTGTCCAGAAATCTCTCCAGAATAGAGGGATTAAAATACTAACTGAATCAAAAATTTCTAATATAAAAACAAAAGGAGATACAGTATCTGTTCAAGTGGAAAATAAAGATGGTTCAGTTTCTTCTTTAAAGGCCGAACGGCTTTTATTATCTGCTGGTGTTCAGGGCAACATTGAAAACATTGGCTTGGAAGAATTAGGTGTTAAAACCAATAATGGCTGCATTGTTATAGATGATTATGGAAACACTAATATTCCCGGTATTTATGCTATTGGAGATGTGGCTGGAGCACCAATGTTAGCTCATAAGGCTGAACATGAAGGAATAATATGCATCGAAAAAATAGCTGGAATATCCAATGTTTCTCCGATTGATAAAACAAAAATTCCTGGATGTACCTATTGTAATCCTCAGATTGCATCTATTGGTCTTACAGAAGAAAAGGCTAGAGAGCAAGGTCTGGATATTCGCGTTGGTAAACACAATTTTTCCGCAAATGGCAAAGCTATCACACTTGGAGAAGATGCTGGGATGATAAAAACCATTTTTGACAATAAGACGGGAGAATTGTTAGGGGTTCATATGGTTGGACCAGAGGTCACTGAACTTATTCAAGGTGTTTCTATTGCGATGAATCTAGAAACTACAGAGGAAGAGTTGATGCATACTATTTTCCCACATCCTACACTCTCTGAAACAATGAAAGAAAGTATTCTTGATGCTTATGGACGTGCTATTCATTCTTAA
- a CDS encoding murein hydrolase activator EnvC family protein, giving the protein MNVFYRYINKYYKILAKTIFCFLLILVSTSDKTNAENILVLPSKITNYHNRLVEQKNNPEKQVIPIPLPTKQEYPSNTNNKTIDQNTLLAKKGFVDKNNLYSSMYLSKKIPLPNKCLLFPPDNNSLHLNNCIENKSPNSSKKNISHTRKIPKYKKNNPKKSGNIAPAFKVKNNQKIKHIQYKKNNYSPQIHPIKNQKTKNNFPKSTVKTIENNQNKSEGYLWPVKGNIVNFVKNNNGIDVLVPPNTPIRAAKDGIVIYVGNDLIELGDMILIRHDNEMVTVYSHINTPYVQKGQKVSRGHTIGISRISDDKKISKVHFELRQNAIAVDPIAFLEKTSYTQKSDQ; this is encoded by the coding sequence ATGAACGTATTTTATAGATATATAAATAAATATTATAAAATTTTAGCGAAGACTATTTTCTGTTTTCTGTTAATATTAGTTTCGACAAGTGACAAAACAAATGCAGAAAATATTTTAGTACTACCTAGTAAAATTACCAACTATCATAATAGATTAGTAGAACAAAAAAACAACCCTGAAAAACAGGTTATTCCAATTCCACTTCCAACTAAACAGGAATATCCAAGTAATACTAATAATAAAACAATTGATCAAAATACCCTTCTTGCAAAAAAAGGTTTTGTTGATAAAAATAACCTTTATAGTAGCATGTATTTAAGTAAAAAAATTCCTTTACCGAATAAATGTTTATTATTTCCTCCTGATAACAATAGCTTGCATCTTAATAATTGTATAGAAAATAAATCACCGAATTCTAGTAAAAAAAATATTTCGCATACAAGAAAAATACCAAAATATAAAAAAAACAATCCAAAAAAATCAGGAAATATAGCCCCCGCTTTTAAAGTGAAAAATAACCAAAAAATCAAACATATTCAGTATAAAAAAAATAACTATTCCCCCCAGATTCACCCGATAAAAAATCAAAAAACAAAAAACAATTTTCCCAAAAGTACTGTAAAAACTATTGAAAATAACCAAAATAAATCTGAAGGTTATTTATGGCCGGTTAAAGGAAATATAGTCAATTTTGTAAAAAATAATAATGGTATTGATGTTTTGGTTCCTCCTAATACACCAATAAGAGCAGCAAAAGATGGTATCGTTATTTATGTAGGAAATGATCTTATAGAATTGGGAGATATGATTTTAATCCGTCATGATAATGAGATGGTAACTGTTTACAGCCATATCAATACGCCGTATGTCCAAAAAGGGCAAAAAGTATCTCGCGGACATACGATTGGCATTTCAAGAATCAGCGATGATAAAAAAATATCAAAAGTACATTTTGAATTAAGACAAAATGCAATAGCAGTAGATCCTATAGCATTTCTTGAAAAAACATCTTACACTCAAAAAAGCGACCAATAA
- a CDS encoding pyruvate dehydrogenase complex dihydrolipoamide acetyltransferase: MINTITMPSLSPTMKTGKLAKWLVKKGDKIYPGDIICEIETDKAIMEFESVDEGVVHEILTSEGTENIKVNSPILNILIDCDGGAPAPILPEKNFVEIEKESSDPAISSFAPTEKKVCGQDFPASSPLARRLAKENGIDLSSVSGSGPRGRIVKNDIEQLILHNTGVKHASTAQSASIESMNSSVDDDIMRLFAPNSYEIIPHDNMRKTIASRLQQSKQTIPHFYVSIDCNIDNLLSLRQQMNLFAQSNKKENINKISVNDVILKAFSLAMLQVPEANVSWTTNALIRHKNIDISVAVSIPGGLVTPIVRQVNKKSISDISLEVKQLVQRAKQRKLKPQEYQGGTTSVSNMGMFGISNFCAVINPPQSTILAIGAGVQKPIFQNGAIKVVTIMNATLSADHRSVDGAVASKLLAKFKEYIENPAWMLL; the protein is encoded by the coding sequence ATGATAAATACAATAACTATGCCTTCTTTATCCCCAACTATGAAAACAGGTAAATTGGCAAAATGGCTGGTAAAAAAGGGCGATAAAATATATCCAGGAGATATTATCTGTGAAATTGAAACAGATAAAGCAATCATGGAGTTTGAATCTGTAGATGAAGGAGTCGTGCACGAAATCCTTACCTCAGAAGGAACTGAAAACATTAAGGTGAATAGTCCTATATTGAATATTTTGATAGATTGTGATGGGGGCGCTCCTGCTCCTATTTTGCCAGAAAAAAATTTCGTCGAAATAGAAAAAGAATCCTCTGATCCCGCTATCTCTTCTTTTGCCCCCACAGAAAAAAAAGTATGCGGACAAGACTTTCCCGCCTCTTCACCTCTTGCGCGTCGTCTTGCAAAAGAAAACGGCATTGACCTTTCATCGGTCTCCGGTTCTGGGCCACGCGGTCGCATAGTTAAAAATGATATTGAACAGCTTATTTTACACAATACAGGCGTCAAACATGCATCAACCGCACAATCTGCAAGTATAGAATCGATGAATTCATCTGTTGATGACGATATTATGAGACTCTTTGCCCCTAATTCCTATGAGATCATCCCGCATGATAACATGCGCAAAACTATTGCTTCTCGACTTCAGCAATCTAAACAGACTATACCGCATTTCTATGTGTCTATTGATTGTAATATTGATAATCTTCTTTCTTTAAGACAGCAAATGAATCTATTTGCACAATCTAATAAAAAGGAAAATATTAACAAGATTTCTGTAAATGATGTGATTTTAAAGGCTTTTTCCTTAGCAATGTTACAAGTTCCAGAAGCTAATGTTTCTTGGACGACAAATGCTCTCATTCGTCATAAGAATATTGACATCAGCGTTGCCGTAAGCATTCCAGGAGGGCTTGTGACCCCTATTGTTCGTCAAGTAAATAAAAAAAGTATTTCTGATATTTCTTTGGAAGTTAAACAGCTCGTTCAACGAGCCAAACAACGAAAACTTAAACCCCAAGAATATCAAGGGGGAACAACTTCGGTATCCAATATGGGTATGTTTGGTATCAGTAATTTTTGCGCTGTGATTAATCCACCTCAATCAACGATCCTCGCTATAGGAGCTGGAGTGCAGAAACCTATATTCCAGAATGGTGCAATAAAAGTAGTAACGATCATGAACGCCACTCTATCAGCAGATCATCGTTCAGTTGATGGAGCTGTTGCGTCAAAATTATTAGCTAAATTTAAAGAATACATAGAAAATCCTGCTTGGATGTTACTATAG
- a CDS encoding type II toxin-antitoxin system RatA family toxin yields MHHFTADRIVNYSSKQMFDLVADVEKYPEFVPLCKELVIHESEQRGSDKILIASMKISYVGIQETFVTRVQIDEHQNRISVRHLKNLFNSLENDWYFEEISGSKCIVRFSIKYELQNRLFDKMLRAIFEPAFSAFVKAFERRAKKIYFPLSLENKKFTEK; encoded by the coding sequence ATGCATCATTTTACGGCTGATCGTATCGTTAACTATAGTTCCAAACAAATGTTTGACTTGGTGGCTGATGTAGAAAAATACCCTGAATTTGTACCTCTTTGCAAAGAACTCGTAATCCATGAAAGTGAGCAGCGAGGTAGCGATAAAATACTCATAGCCAGTATGAAAATAAGTTATGTAGGAATACAAGAAACTTTCGTAACACGGGTACAAATCGATGAACATCAGAATCGCATCTCTGTTAGACACCTTAAAAACTTATTTAATTCTCTAGAAAATGATTGGTATTTTGAAGAAATTTCTGGGAGTAAATGTATAGTACGCTTCTCTATAAAATATGAACTCCAAAATCGTCTTTTTGATAAAATGCTTAGAGCAATATTCGAACCTGCTTTCTCTGCTTTTGTGAAAGCATTTGAAAGACGAGCAAAAAAAATATATTTTCCCTTATCCCTAGAAAATAAAAAATTCACTGAAAAATAA